The region GCAGCCTTGAGGAGCTGCGCGCGGTCACCAAACCGCCCACCAAGGCCCAGCGCGCCAAGCGGCACCTGGCCGAGGGGCTGCCCGAGCGCCCCGGGGTGTACGTGTTCACCGACGCGCGCGGCGCCGACCTGTACGTGGGCAAGAGCAACAACCTGCGCCGCCGGGTCGCCTCCTACTTCACCGCCGCCGAGAACCGCCAGCGAATCCGGGAGATGGCCGGGGTGGCGGCGGGCGTCACCCCCATCGTGTGCGCCACCGACCTGGAGGCGTCGGTGCGCGAGCTGCGCATCATCGCCGAGCGCAAACCCCCCTACAACCGGCGCTCGCGCAACCCCGAACGGGTCCGCTGGGTCACCCTGACCGCCGAGCCCTACCCCCGCCTGTCGGTGGTGACCACCGTCAAGGACGACGGCGCCCCCTACATCGGCCCCTACGCGTCGGCCCACGAGGCCGAGCGGGCCAAGGAGGCGCTGCTGCACGCCCTGCCGCTGCGCCGGTGCACGCACCGGCTCACCCCCGGCGGCACCGGCGGGGTCGTCCCCTGCGTGCTCGCCCAGATGGGCCGCTGCGGCGCGCCCTGCGACGGCACCGAGCCCCTGGACGCCTACCTGGAGCACGCCGCGGCCGCCCGCACCGCCATGACCGGCGACCCCGGCGCCGTCGTGGCCGCCCACACCGAGCGCATCGCCGAACTCTCCGCCGACCTGCGCTACGAGGAGGCCGCGGCGCTGCGGGACCGGCTCGCCGCGTTCCTGCGCGGCGCCCGCCGCGCCCAGCGCATGGCCGCCCTCGCCGCCGTCCCCCACCTGGTCGCGACCCGGCGCGGCCCCACCGGGTGGGACACCTGCGTGGTCCGCCACGGGCGGCTGGCCGCCAGCGCCGTGCTGGAGCCCGGCACCGACCCCGCGGCGTTCCTGCGCGCCCTGGCCGCCACCGCCGAGACCGTCGAGCCGGCCGTCCCCCCGCAGTCCGCCGCCCTGCCCGGCGAGACCGAGCTGATCCTGGCCTGGCTGGACGACCCCGCGACGCGCCTGGTGGAGATCGACGGGGAGTGGACATGCCCGCTGCGGTCGGCCGAGGCGCACACGGAGATGACACACTGGGCGCATGGCCGCGCTACCGCTCAATGACGACCACCCGGTCCGCCGCACCCCCGTCGTCGCCTACCTGCTGATCGCGGCCAACGTGCTGGCCTACCTGATGTCGCCGCAGGCGACCACGGCGGTCTGGTACCCGGCCGACATGGTCGAGCGCTTCTGCTCGATCCAGGACTACTTCATGCGCTGGGGCGCGGTCCCCGCCGAGATGTTCGGGCACACCGACCTGGCCGACCCGGTCGTCCCCCAGTGCGGGAGCATCGAGGGCAAACAGGTGTGGCTGTCGGTGTTCGCCTCCATGTTCGTCCACTCCGGCGCCGCCCACCTGGTGGGCAACATGGTCTACCTGTTCGTGTTCGGGCCGGTGGTGGAGGACCGGATCGGGCGGCTGCGGTTCCTGGCGCTGTACGCGGTCACCGGCCTGGC is a window of Nocardiopsis changdeensis DNA encoding:
- a CDS encoding DEDD exonuclease domain-containing protein; translated protein: MRRSAAPTGVQLDIGDIGTPLGAVSFVVLDLETTGTSATNSRITEVGAVRVRGGRVEEEFTTLVDPGVLIPAEITLLTGITQSMVATAPPLEEVLPRVLALLTAQEHTALVAHNAPFDVGFLKAACERHGATWPDPPVVDTLRLARAVLPQGQTRNHRLGTLAAFFGSPVTPNHRALDDARATVTVLTGLIDRLTPLGVGSLEELRAVTKPPTKAQRAKRHLAEGLPERPGVYVFTDARGADLYVGKSNNLRRRVASYFTAAENRQRIREMAGVAAGVTPIVCATDLEASVRELRIIAERKPPYNRRSRNPERVRWVTLTAEPYPRLSVVTTVKDDGAPYIGPYASAHEAERAKEALLHALPLRRCTHRLTPGGTGGVVPCVLAQMGRCGAPCDGTEPLDAYLEHAAAARTAMTGDPGAVVAAHTERIAELSADLRYEEAAALRDRLAAFLRGARRAQRMAALAAVPHLVATRRGPTGWDTCVVRHGRLAASAVLEPGTDPAAFLRALAATAETVEPAVPPQSAALPGETELILAWLDDPATRLVEIDGEWTCPLRSAEAHTEMTHWAHGRATAQ
- a CDS encoding rhomboid family intramembrane serine protease, which codes for MAALPLNDDHPVRRTPVVAYLLIAANVLAYLMSPQATTAVWYPADMVERFCSIQDYFMRWGAVPAEMFGHTDLADPVVPQCGSIEGKQVWLSVFASMFVHSGAAHLVGNMVYLFVFGPVVEDRIGRLRFLALYAVTGLAAAYGFALGDPQGMIPMVGASGAISGVLGAYLVVQFRSRVTTLVFGVVPMRLPGWALVGSYFVLQYLLYVTTSNAPGAGSGVAYAAHVYGFVAGVVVGWVVYRLRWRSGTRLSDVY